One Serpentinicella alkaliphila DNA segment encodes these proteins:
- a CDS encoding ADP-ribosylglycohydrolase family protein, translating to MYLELLEQLYSFLINEIHMPKFSNLIEKNNLVPKSNIDYLDKIRGAFVGLALGDAFGNFIEGQNSSEIDYVLNLFKSDKHSISLDVSDDTEMTILFSESLIINQGFNPEDIANRFIRQPITRTGKTINEFIINYRDRKLEWYKSGVESAGNGAAMRCAPVSFLNYGDYNSLKLMAGIQSTITHVDQMAIASSIALSYSIAYLMNLEPFSIKESEQINDLISAVGDSIKGIETSVYRSRTEDEIENLYTRINIVLPKIIKQQEDMDKVKMKWGSSAYVLESLPYALYAFLKQPNDFEQILNNCIGADDTDTVTSMALTLAGAYIGFKNIHKVYVKKLRNLEEILTLSDRLFELSIKNKLNNPYRRMRDQIRTNNDSPENLQDELDQLIWMAIKHTKQEQFELAVKYFELLIEKNPEFKKNEKLKTNIIEAYEGLGNRFLEKGQFEEALKYFKKALEHDLNHPSILCNLAITYLNLDDLNKAERYSRRAVELAPDFKIGKEVLNAVKSLNKEK from the coding sequence ATGTATTTGGAATTATTAGAACAATTATATAGTTTTTTGATTAATGAAATCCATATGCCTAAATTTTCTAATTTAATTGAAAAAAATAATTTGGTTCCAAAATCAAATATAGATTATTTAGATAAAATCCGAGGTGCATTTGTAGGACTTGCCCTAGGAGATGCCTTTGGTAATTTTATAGAAGGTCAAAATAGTAGTGAAATTGACTACGTATTAAACTTGTTTAAAAGTGATAAACATTCAATTTCTCTAGACGTTTCAGATGATACAGAAATGACTATTTTGTTTTCAGAGTCTTTAATCATTAATCAAGGATTTAACCCTGAGGATATAGCTAACCGCTTTATAAGGCAGCCTATAACTAGAACAGGAAAAACTATAAATGAATTCATTATTAATTACAGGGACCGTAAATTAGAGTGGTATAAGAGTGGAGTTGAATCGGCCGGTAATGGGGCTGCAATGAGATGTGCACCAGTGTCCTTTCTCAATTATGGCGACTACAATTCACTTAAGCTTATGGCAGGTATTCAGAGTACTATTACGCATGTAGACCAAATGGCTATTGCATCAAGTATTGCCCTAAGCTATTCTATTGCCTATTTAATGAATTTAGAACCGTTCTCTATAAAAGAAAGTGAACAGATTAATGACTTAATTAGTGCTGTCGGTGATAGTATTAAGGGCATCGAAACCTCAGTATATAGGTCAAGGACAGAGGATGAAATAGAGAATCTCTATACTAGAATTAATATTGTTCTACCAAAGATAATTAAACAGCAGGAAGATATGGATAAAGTGAAAATGAAATGGGGGAGTAGTGCTTATGTCTTAGAGTCGCTTCCTTATGCACTATATGCTTTTTTAAAGCAGCCTAATGATTTTGAACAGATATTAAATAATTGTATAGGTGCAGATGATACAGATACGGTTACTAGTATGGCACTTACTTTAGCTGGAGCCTATATTGGCTTTAAAAATATTCATAAAGTGTATGTAAAGAAACTAAGAAATCTTGAAGAAATCCTGACACTTTCGGATAGATTATTTGAGTTATCTATAAAGAATAAACTAAACAATCCATATAGAAGAATGCGAGATCAAATAAGGACTAATAATGATTCTCCAGAAAACCTCCAAGATGAATTAGATCAATTAATATGGATGGCAATAAAACATACTAAGCAGGAACAGTTTGAATTAGCAGTAAAATATTTTGAATTATTAATAGAAAAAAATCCTGAATTTAAGAAGAATGAAAAGTTAAAAACTAATATTATAGAAGCCTATGAAGGGTTAGGTAACAGATTTTTAGAAAAAGGACAATTTGAAGAGGCGTTGAAATACTTTAAAAAGGCGTTAGAGCACGATTTAAATCACCCTAGTATTTTATGTAATCTAGCAATTACATATTTAAACTTGGATGACTTAAATAAAGCAGAGAGATATTCCAGGAGAGCCGTTGAGTTGGCTCCTGACTTTAAGATCGGTAAAGAAGTCTTAAATGCGGTTAAAAGTTTAAATAAGGAAAAATAG
- a CDS encoding aspartate carbamoyltransferase regulatory subunit, producing MLKVTSIERGIVIDHISSGKGLKIFQKLSLDKLNTPVVLLMNVQSKELGKKDIIKIQDFIDLDLRILGLIDPNITINIIEKDQIVEKKKVELPQKVKGLFQCKNPRCITSIDTYVEPEFTLAKNSRRKYKCSYCEELTEYKL from the coding sequence ATGTTAAAGGTTACTAGTATAGAAAGAGGTATTGTTATAGACCACATTTCATCTGGAAAAGGGCTTAAGATTTTTCAAAAGCTTAGTTTAGACAAATTGAATACCCCTGTAGTTCTATTAATGAATGTACAAAGCAAAGAACTAGGAAAAAAAGATATTATAAAAATCCAAGACTTTATCGACCTTGACCTTAGAATATTAGGTCTTATTGATCCAAACATTACTATTAATATCATTGAAAAAGATCAAATAGTAGAGAAAAAGAAAGTTGAACTCCCACAAAAAGTAAAGGGCCTATTTCAGTGTAAAAATCCTAGATGTATTACATCAATAGATACTTACGTTGAACCAGAGTTTACTTTAGCAAAAAATTCAAGAAGAAAATATAAATGTAGTTATTGTGAGGAGTTAACAGAATATAAACTATAG
- a CDS encoding acyl-CoA dehydratase activase-related protein, producing the protein MTVKIGIPRGLWFYDYFPLWKTFYEELGAEVIISSPTNKQILDLGTKNTVDEACLPVKIFHGHVLNLKDKVDYIFVPKVMSVYEKEYICPKFCGLPEMVRNSIPNLPPFIDIEINFNKSRKGLKRTIYKFGSYVTKNPIKIFRAYDKALKAYEDYKEKVRYGHLPLDGHINEVLRQKRIKIPGEMKIAVLGHSYNVFDNYGSMNLINKLMENKIDVVVPEMLDMNEINKFADQLPKKMFWSFGRKLLGSAMYLADRKDIDGIIFLSSFGCGIDSIIEDLSERRARRDAEIPYLLITIDEHTGEAGVNTRLEAFLDMIEWRKRNESDLSAHGQPICWH; encoded by the coding sequence ATGACAGTAAAAATCGGGATACCAAGAGGTCTATGGTTCTATGACTATTTTCCACTTTGGAAAACCTTTTATGAGGAGTTAGGAGCAGAAGTTATTATATCTAGTCCTACAAACAAACAAATTCTTGACTTAGGAACAAAAAATACAGTAGATGAAGCTTGTCTGCCTGTTAAAATATTTCATGGACATGTGTTAAATCTTAAAGACAAAGTCGATTATATTTTTGTTCCTAAGGTGATGAGTGTTTATGAAAAGGAATATATATGTCCAAAGTTTTGTGGGCTACCTGAGATGGTAAGAAATTCAATTCCAAATTTACCACCTTTTATTGATATAGAAATAAATTTCAATAAATCACGAAAAGGCTTAAAAAGAACTATATATAAATTTGGAAGCTATGTTACTAAAAATCCTATTAAAATCTTTAGGGCCTATGATAAGGCTCTTAAAGCGTACGAGGACTATAAAGAAAAAGTAAGATATGGTCATTTACCTCTTGATGGACACATAAATGAAGTTTTAAGGCAAAAAAGGATTAAAATACCTGGGGAAATGAAAATAGCAGTATTAGGGCATTCATACAATGTATTTGACAATTATGGATCTATGAACTTAATAAATAAACTTATGGAAAATAAGATAGATGTTGTTGTACCTGAAATGTTAGATATGAATGAAATCAATAAGTTTGCTGATCAGTTACCAAAAAAGATGTTTTGGAGTTTTGGTAGAAAACTTTTGGGCTCTGCCATGTATTTAGCTGATAGAAAAGATATTGATGGCATTATATTTCTATCTTCCTTTGGGTGTGGCATAGATTCGATAATTGAGGATCTATCCGAAAGAAGGGCAAGAAGAGATGCTGAGATTCCCTATCTATTAATAACTATAGATGAACATACAGGGGAAGCGGGGGTCAATACTCGTCTAGAAGCATTTTTAGATATGATTGAATGGAGGAAAAGAAATGAAAGTGACCTTTCCGCACATGGGCAACCAATATGTTGGCACTAA
- a CDS encoding CoA protein activase, producing the protein MKVTFPHMGNQYVGTKVLLEEVGLDVIVPVDCSKETLNIGTKYSPESICLPLKINIGNFVESINEGANTIVMIGSCGPCRFGYYSILQNEILKEMGHEDVEIILLDAPQGNFKGLLDSIYKLTKTKNPYKIINALVKATRVLYQIDDLEDLMYYKRPRQKNIGEADLYYDELHKKIRGVRGYREVSRLIKETKEKILRIEEDPGREVLRVGLIGEIYTILEPSVNVYIEKKLGEMGVEIEKSLRLSHWITEHLFLNPLNITMDSKIRKEAKPYLKTMIGGHARETIGYGIHYAKRGFDGLIQVYPFTCMPEIVAQSIMPQVEKEYDIPYLCLIVDEMTGEAGFNTRLEAFVDLLGKRKEMKVS; encoded by the coding sequence ATGAAAGTGACCTTTCCGCACATGGGCAACCAATATGTTGGCACTAAAGTTCTTTTAGAAGAAGTAGGTTTAGATGTAATTGTTCCAGTAGATTGCAGTAAGGAAACTCTAAATATAGGGACAAAGTATTCCCCTGAATCAATATGCCTTCCACTTAAAATTAATATTGGAAACTTTGTTGAGAGTATTAATGAAGGGGCAAATACTATTGTGATGATCGGTAGCTGTGGGCCTTGCAGATTTGGGTATTATTCAATACTTCAAAACGAAATTTTAAAAGAGATGGGGCATGAAGATGTAGAAATCATATTATTGGATGCTCCGCAAGGAAACTTTAAAGGTTTATTAGACTCAATCTATAAATTAACTAAAACTAAAAACCCGTATAAAATAATAAATGCTTTAGTAAAGGCTACTCGAGTTCTTTACCAAATAGATGATTTAGAGGATTTAATGTATTACAAGAGACCAAGACAGAAAAACATAGGAGAAGCAGACTTATATTATGATGAGCTACATAAGAAAATTAGAGGTGTTCGTGGATATAGGGAAGTTTCTAGACTAATAAAAGAAACTAAAGAAAAGATTTTAAGAATTGAAGAAGATCCAGGCAGAGAAGTATTAAGAGTTGGTCTTATTGGAGAAATTTATACAATTCTTGAGCCTTCGGTGAATGTATATATTGAGAAAAAATTAGGGGAAATGGGAGTAGAAATTGAGAAGTCCCTAAGACTAAGTCATTGGATTACAGAACACCTATTTTTAAATCCTTTAAATATTACTATGGACTCAAAAATTAGAAAAGAGGCTAAACCATATTTAAAGACTATGATAGGAGGACATGCCAGAGAGACTATTGGTTACGGCATACATTATGCTAAGAGAGGTTTTGATGGACTAATTCAGGTATATCCATTCACCTGCATGCCAGAAATAGTAGCACAAAGCATTATGCCTCAGGTGGAAAAAGAATATGATATACCATACTTATGTCTAATTGTCGATGAAATGACTGGTGAGGCTGGATTTAACACGAGACTTGAAGCTTTTGTTGATTTACTTGGAAAAAGGAAGGAGATGAAGGTCAGTTGA
- the cls gene encoding cardiolipin synthase, with the protein MIQVFIILTFIVFLVVFFFNLFNVIPQIVFIGFYPYALFITVFLGILLFSASYIQSRFWLITIKAMISIVLVISLFTLILIVINARHLNGYKKKYSEYIRTVNEFTKVEGVDKFYKEDFNRSIATLIEKSTGMSPTFKNNGILISDNEHYFDEIIEAISKAEKHVHVLFYIMRDDNIGQKLKTVLIDRAKQGVEVRVIYDALGSFKLSRKYINELKEVGVEIVPYNTVFKSLVTGKLNHRTHRKMIIVDGVVAFTGGVNIGDEYLNRDKNIGIWQDIIVEMEGDSVNYLQKIFLADWYYVTDKKITDIYYYGKTSVENYLPVQMVAGGFDTGWHEIHQMYFTLINSARGRLYIATPYFVLNDAMLESLQTAALRGVDVKIVIPEKTESFLIDWLNESFFKEILRSGVEVYKYKNGFMHAKSMIVDNRVVSVGSANLNMRGYYLDYEMNVLLYDEQLCLRMEQIFNKYMKMSEKQKYKDYEKLSLMRSVRYIIGRLILPIS; encoded by the coding sequence GTGATTCAAGTATTTATAATTTTAACTTTTATAGTTTTTCTAGTCGTTTTTTTCTTTAATCTGTTCAATGTTATTCCACAAATAGTTTTTATAGGTTTTTATCCATATGCTCTATTTATAACAGTTTTTTTGGGCATTTTACTTTTCTCTGCTAGCTATATACAAAGTAGATTTTGGCTAATCACAATTAAGGCTATGATTTCTATTGTATTAGTCATAAGTTTATTTACATTAATTTTAATAGTAATAAATGCTAGACACTTAAATGGATATAAGAAAAAGTATAGTGAGTATATTAGGACTGTAAATGAATTTACTAAAGTAGAGGGAGTAGATAAGTTTTATAAGGAGGATTTTAATAGATCAATAGCAACTTTGATTGAGAAAAGCACTGGCATGTCACCAACCTTTAAAAATAACGGAATTTTAATAAGTGATAATGAACACTATTTTGACGAAATAATTGAGGCCATAAGTAAAGCGGAAAAGCATGTTCACGTTTTGTTTTATATTATGAGGGACGATAATATAGGTCAGAAACTAAAAACTGTTTTAATAGATAGAGCAAAGCAGGGGGTAGAAGTAAGAGTTATTTATGATGCCCTAGGAAGCTTTAAATTAAGCCGTAAATATATAAATGAATTAAAAGAAGTAGGGGTAGAAATAGTTCCATACAATACTGTATTTAAGTCATTGGTCACTGGTAAGTTAAATCATCGTACTCATAGAAAGATGATTATCGTTGATGGAGTAGTAGCCTTTACAGGCGGTGTAAATATTGGAGATGAGTATTTAAATCGAGATAAAAATATAGGAATATGGCAGGATATTATTGTGGAAATGGAAGGGGATTCAGTTAATTATCTTCAAAAGATATTTTTAGCAGACTGGTATTATGTAACGGACAAAAAAATTACTGATATTTATTACTATGGAAAGACTAGTGTGGAGAATTACTTACCTGTACAAATGGTAGCTGGAGGATTTGATACAGGGTGGCATGAAATACATCAAATGTACTTTACACTAATAAATTCAGCTAGGGGGAGGTTATATATTGCAACACCATATTTTGTATTAAATGATGCTATGTTAGAATCCCTTCAAACTGCAGCATTAAGAGGTGTTGATGTAAAGATTGTAATACCCGAAAAAACTGAATCCTTTTTAATAGATTGGCTAAATGAGTCATTCTTTAAGGAGATATTAAGATCTGGGGTTGAAGTATATAAGTATAAAAATGGATTCATGCATGCTAAATCAATGATAGTCGACAACAGAGTAGTATCCGTAGGTTCTGCAAATCTAAATATGAGAGGCTACTACTTAGACTATGAGATGAATGTACTACTTTATGATGAACAGTTATGTTTGAGGATGGAACAAATTTTTAATAAATATATGAAAATGAGCGAAAAACAGAAATATAAGGATTATGAGAAGCTCTCATTAATGCGTTCAGTGAGATATATTATTGGTCGATTAATATTACCAATATCTTGA
- the proB gene encoding glutamate 5-kinase, whose amino-acid sequence MIAELLKKSRKIVIKIGSNTLSNDDGTINKEFLDRLSSQVNDLMKLGKQIVIVSSGARIAGVSTIGRWLRKEDIHYKQALCAIGQVELMDAYRREFEKHDIHIGQLLLTRDDFSYGSRTLNIRNTLFTLVDEGVIPIINENDTVCVEEIKIGDNDTLAALTANLWNADLLILFSDIDGVYNKNPKVYADAKFLEIVTDPVELLKNIEIGETNGFGTGGIATKIEAAKTVNSYGIPMILANGKKENILANLINGNERATVFLPKE is encoded by the coding sequence ATGATAGCAGAGTTATTAAAGAAGAGCAGAAAAATTGTAATAAAAATAGGTAGCAATACTTTATCTAACGATGATGGTACAATAAATAAAGAGTTTTTAGATAGATTAAGTTCACAAGTTAATGATCTTATGAAGCTTGGTAAGCAAATCGTAATAGTTTCTTCTGGTGCTAGAATAGCAGGGGTATCAACTATTGGCCGTTGGCTAAGAAAAGAAGATATTCATTATAAGCAGGCTTTATGTGCAATTGGGCAGGTAGAGCTTATGGACGCCTATAGAAGAGAATTTGAAAAGCATGATATCCATATAGGGCAATTACTTTTAACAAGAGATGATTTTTCTTATGGGAGTAGAACATTAAATATTAGAAACACTTTATTTACTTTAGTGGATGAAGGAGTTATTCCAATAATTAACGAAAACGACACCGTGTGCGTTGAGGAAATAAAAATTGGAGATAATGACACATTAGCGGCATTAACTGCAAATTTATGGAATGCTGATTTACTTATTTTATTTAGTGATATAGATGGAGTATATAATAAAAATCCAAAGGTTTATGCAGACGCAAAGTTTTTGGAGATAGTAACTGATCCAGTAGAGTTACTAAAGAATATTGAAATTGGTGAGACAAATGGTTTTGGAACAGGCGGTATTGCCACTAAAATCGAAGCAGCAAAAACCGTAAATAGCTATGGTATACCGATGATCTTAGCGAATGGTAAAAAAGAAAATATTTTAGCAAATTTAATAAATGGTAATGAGAGAGCAACTGTTTTCCTACCAAAGGAATAA
- the pyrB gene encoding aspartate carbamoyltransferase, which produces MNLTGRHLIDPNDFTIEELQKVIDLGLDIYNNPSNYSDICRGKILGTLFYEPSTRTRLSFESAMLRMGGSVLGFSDSNTSSVSKGETIADTIRVLDGYADVLVMRHPREGAPKLASEFSSVPVINGGDGGHQHPTQTLTDLVTIQHYRGKISNLKVAFCGDLLFGRTVHSLLKTLSRFPHISFVLISPEQLKIPSHLRDEIISNTNVEIIETQSLEDHINEVDILYMTRIQKERFFNEEEYVKLKDSYVLCKDKLKNAKEDLLILHPLPRVNEINYDVDSDPRAKYFEQAKLGVYARMALMALVLGVI; this is translated from the coding sequence ATGAACTTAACAGGAAGACATCTTATTGACCCTAATGATTTTACTATTGAAGAATTACAAAAAGTTATAGACTTAGGGTTAGATATCTATAACAATCCTTCTAATTACTCAGATATCTGCAGGGGAAAAATTTTGGGTACATTATTTTACGAACCAAGTACACGAACTCGTTTAAGCTTTGAATCCGCAATGCTTAGAATGGGTGGTAGTGTGCTTGGTTTTTCTGATTCAAACACTAGCTCTGTTAGCAAGGGCGAAACTATTGCAGATACAATTAGAGTACTAGATGGGTATGCTGATGTATTAGTTATGAGACATCCTAGAGAGGGTGCCCCTAAACTGGCTTCTGAGTTTTCCTCAGTCCCTGTAATTAATGGGGGAGATGGTGGTCATCAGCATCCAACTCAAACATTGACTGACTTAGTTACTATACAGCATTATAGAGGAAAAATATCCAATCTTAAGGTTGCATTCTGTGGGGACCTATTATTTGGAAGAACTGTGCACTCATTGCTTAAAACTTTAAGTCGTTTTCCACATATAAGCTTTGTTCTTATATCTCCTGAGCAGCTTAAAATACCTTCTCATCTTAGAGATGAAATTATTTCAAACACCAATGTTGAAATTATAGAAACTCAATCACTTGAAGATCATATTAATGAAGTTGACATCTTATATATGACTAGAATCCAAAAGGAAAGATTCTTTAATGAAGAAGAATACGTTAAACTAAAGGATAGCTATGTATTGTGTAAGGATAAATTAAAAAATGCAAAAGAGGATTTATTAATATTACATCCCCTTCCTCGAGTTAATGAAATTAATTATGATGTAGATAGTGATCCTAGGGCTAAATATTTCGAGCAAGCAAAATTAGGGGTCTACGCTAGAATGGCACTTATGGCATTAGTTTTGGGGGTGATTTAG